tactaaaagatgttttgttaaccttataaatCCTATCACCAgtttatattattgaataattatatttcattaaactttataattagttaatttttaacataaatataaaaatatatgttctatatattatataataatatgtataatgtagattacagaatatatatttatatattatataatattataatgtgtaatatTTTAGATTATAATATGTAATTAATAAATATCATTATATAATAAATCGAGtttttttcggatttcgggttcggatcgggttcAGATAGAGTTTCGGATTTTGGATCGCGATTCAGATCagtatacctaatatccaaatccaaatctaaatattttcgggtttaaaaattaaatccatatccaaatccaaaataTCGAAttcggtaaatccaaaatttcgggtttcggatcgggaATGCGTCGGATTGGATTATTTCGCCCTCCCTagtcagaagcgagagcgcaaaacagtcaccactaaccctaagcaatctcagccaccaataatcacAATTAACAAACACTGTTCACGTTTCTTGACGAaaaaccaccgtcacagatcttgtttcTGGCTACAAACCTCGAATTTTGTTGCTACCAAATTCCTCGTCAACATCTTGCTATATTTTAGTACCTGCTATGTTATCACCATTAGTGAAAGTATTTCTAGCATTCGACTGGTTGTGACTGTGCATTTGACTGCATTAACATCACTTGCAATAGATTTTGTTGATTGTATACTCTAAGTTAACACAACTAATTCAAACAAAAATCCCAGTTAAACCGTATCTAATTTATCTTGAATCAATAGGCTCAGTATTAGAGTAGCAGATATAGATTATAAGTCTTTATGGCTCGTGTTTTTGATCTTACATATTTCTGCACTAGATTTGGTGCACATTCCTAATCTAACTTCTTTCACTCTAATGTTCGGATATAGAAATATTGTTGTATGGTTCATAATCATGGTCACTTCATTTTTATGATACAGCGTATCAGCTGAGCAGTCCAGAAATTTACTAGTTTGTAGCTAATAAAATCTTATTATTACTTATTTAGTTGTACAAGAACATTATGTGAATAGTTGGCTGTAGAAATTTGTGGTTCATTTTGTGCACTCCTTTATAAAAATAGATTATAAGTTTCACTTTTCTAAGAACTAAAGAAATTCACGGTCGATATTCTGTTGTACTTATTATATATTGTAGCATTAACTTTTACTGTAGTCGTAGTTTCCACTTAAAGAAGTTCATGCAAATGTCGTGCAATTTAAGGGTACATTACAAACATTTTGCCAGACAAATACACGAGCGCACTTCTATCTCTAGTTAATATACAAATACTGAATGAAAGCATATTCCTAAAGCTTAATCACGAGTCACTTGATTGTTGAGTACAAAAACGTTTTAGTCGCTGAACAAATAAGTACTACTAATATTTATGGCACACACTTCCTCATGGAGTAGCATAATCAGATTGCAAGTGAATATGCATGATACAGCTACTCTATGCGGAGGAGTGACTGCAAGCTTGTTTTGTGGTTgcaatttaataaaaaaaatgataCTTAATGATTTAAACATTACCGGTTGTTTAGATTTGCTCTCTATCTCTTTCTGTTCATGGAACAAGAAAAGGAGTTTTATCAGCTGATAAAGAGTTGTCATAACACAAACTTGCCAACAAATTGAAGCTATACAGCCATCCGTATTTGGTACTTACCAATCTTTCTGCGAGGCAAGAATTTTCTTGTTTCAAATGATTCAGCTCTTCTTCAAGTTCCCTAGTGCGTGCCTGTTTGAAAAAAAGAATCATGAAAGAACAATATGTAAACTACAGCAGAAAGAAATGATGCAAGTAAAAACGATGAAAATTAAGAGCTTGTACCTGTTTTTTGGCCCTAGATTTTGTGGCTGCTTCCCTATTTATTATCAACTTCTTTTCGTACCTTTCAATTATCATCTCGCTTGGTCCGTCTATTATCCGCTTCCATCCTCGATTGTTCAATCCTATTTCATCCAAGGAAACCACACCCATTTCTCCAATATTTTCACTTCCACGCACACCACTAGCCACTCCACAAAAACTTGTGGCTTGTGGTCCAAATGGAGCAGGGACATCAACACTGCCATAGGGTAGCTGAGGACGAGGAAGCAGAGGCGGAGCCGGACGGACGAGGTTGAAAAAAAGGAGGAGCAGGACGAGGTTGACGCTGATAAAGCAGACCAGGTGGAGGAATTTGTGCTATAGCACCTTCTTCCCGGAGTACCCCTATCTTGACCAGAAATTCATAGAATGTCATTTCGCCATCTGATCGCTCGCGTGACACGTCCACTGTTTTCTGGCACGAAGGTGCTGGAACACTCCGTGATCCTGGTCCTGTCAAGCTCATTTGTCTTGCAAAGTCACTGCTCCCTTTCGGGGTTTGACCAAAGTGATATTGTGGATTCATGTTGTTGAGACTTGTACTGGCTTCCGCTGTTGGCACCACTGAGTTAGTATTCTGTGCCTGAGCTTCTTCCTCAGTCCAAATGCTGTTTATGAACTCCTCCGGATTCATGGATCCAAAGCTTTTGCCATCAGTAGTGAGTGTGTTCGGAGATCTATCCAAGGAAGGAGATGTATCAATCCTTGGCTGTTCTGCTTCTTCAATCTGTAACGCTGATTTGACCTCGTGATCAAACTGATCATTAGAGATTTCCTCCATTTCTAGACTTCTTGATAGTATTCTCGAGTTTTTGTCAGTCTCTGGTGGGCATTGCATAAAAAATAATAATCAGTCTCCTGGGAGGTTGATCATTACATGTGATAATTCAGCAAATCAAATATTACAGTAGAATTAGCAGAACACACGTGCCAGGCTTCCAAATTCAAGAAATTCAAGTATTTATCATTCATATAATCCTGTAATTCATAATCTCATGAATGCTAGTTCAACAGGtaaaataaaaactaaacaaaaatcatTGATCCGGTTTCTCCATTCAAGAACTTTATGatccatatatttattttataaagatttgGTAAACTTAATCATATGCACAAGTTGCCTAGAACATGAAGCAATTAGGTGTACCTCTACAAAGGTTTGTATCTTTATAAATCTGCCCTCTTAGCCATGATTAAGAGAGAAAACAAGTATGAAATGTAGGCCAACTTACTGGTTGCTACAAATTGACATGAACTTGATTAACAGAGAAAATAAGTATGAAATGTAGATCACCTTACTAGTTGCTACAAATTGATATAAAGGAACAGTTGGTGATAAAAATTTATGTAAATAGATGATAACATTGACAAGTAAGTAAACACATGACGAACAACCGTATACAAACAAATGAATGACCCTGTGTATTAATAGACTTTTCTGCTTGAAATTTTGTTATTTTTCAGTCTACTCACGTTTACCTTGTTTGTGAATTAAAAAAACCTATGTAAACCTGGCACATACAGACATACTCACATAGACTCTTCTGcatgtttttttgtttttttttaattcaatATTTAGCGGCAGTTTTACTTGTCAAGATTTTAAGATCATCAATACTTcatattattttcttatttttccaACCTACTCATATATTTTATCCGGATTTTAAAACCACTTCTTCTTAGATGGCCTCctttcataatattattatttattaatttctttCCTGTCTTATATTATACAATTCATGAAGTCTAACTTAGTTTAACTTTTTACCTTATGATTTTAATTTGAGTTTAGCTTATAAAGTAGCATGGGTTCTTAAGTACATAAGTAGCACGTTGGTTAAATAGAGAATTGAAACTCATAAActattttcttgaatttttgttaacactaatttaaacaacttaaaaattaatttgagaaagcatcAAATAATTAATTTTTCACAAGCTATAGAGTTTTAATATTGAAAAATTACATATTAATAAAATTGACTACTTAAGTCCTCTAAAATAAGTAACTTgatcatcaaaataaaaaatcaaaattttcccaaaatttaaatatttttaaaaaaatattaagaaaaaaatatttttaaattactCATTATTATTATACAGCTGCTCTATGCGGAGGGGTGACTGCAAGTTTGTTTTATAGTTGCAAATTCATTAAAAAatgataattaataatttaaacaTTACCAGCTGTTTAGATTAGCTCTCTATCTCTTTCAATTCATGGAACAAAAAAAGGAGTTTTATAGGATAAAGAGTTGTCATAACACAAACTTTCCAACAAATTGCAGCTATACAGTCATCTGTATTTGGTACTTACAAATATTTCCCCGAGGCAGCAATTTTCTTGTTTCAAATGATTCAGCTCTGCTACAAGTTCCCTAGTGCGTGCCTGTTTGAAAAAAAGAATTATAAAAGAACAATAAGTAGACTACAGCAGAAAGAAATGATGCAAGTAAAAACGATAGAAAGAGCTTGTACCTGTTTTTTGGCCCTCGATTTTGTGGCTGCTTCCCTATTTCTAATCAACTTTTTTTCGTACCTTTCAATCATCATCCCGCTTTGTCCCTCTGTTATCCACTTCCGTCCTCGATTGTTCAATCCTATTTTATCCAAGGAAACCGCACCCATTTCTCCAATATTTTCACTTCCATGTACACCACTAGCAACTCCATAAAAACTTGTGGCTTGTGGTCCAAATGGAGTAGGGACATCAACACTGCCATAGGGTGGCTGAGAAAGAGGAAGCAGAGGCGGAGCTAGACGAGGTTAAAAAAAAGGAGGAGCAGGACGAGGTTGAAGCTGATAAAGCAGACGAGGTGGAGGAATTTGTGCTATAGCACCTTCTTCTCGGAGTACCCCTATcttgacagaggttttcaaggaaagtatgagagatatatataggtatatatatatatatatcgggacttaatgaagtatctcgtaacttcatttatTTTGAATGATATTTGAAAGATTGAACCTATTTAAGTCTTATATggtattctcatctatgtgatgaacttttgaaactgattataccttgaacggtggtagttcaagtagtattaagaaaagatataagtatattggagtatcttgtaactttatcttttcaacttatatctagttaatgattatcttatgcatgacaaagattttcagaagaacattgaaacaaggttagatatatgagatcaccttgcaacgatatattttttatagttataaactggaactctgtgtatattatgcatggaagaggacttccaagaatttgaaaagtatatatacatatatactgaatattttgcgacttggtcgcgataggatatcaaacttggttcatttcttcttgaccaagactttcacgagtactatgagaatgctcacatattgttaattattatgcatattattttggtgggatttttgctcacccttgctttcttctttcatcacacaacaacagatagataagatgaataagaccaagctcccaattcgcgagcggataggaaacgttccgcagtttccggtaggcgttgatgtcgctgtagctgaggtaggaactaccaataggctaggatttcaaattttgatgtaccagacttatgtatatttatgaattataataatggcaaggaatatgtaaatttattcagaaacccttttgagatgtaatgacttataattgtggaataaaatgacttgtgttatttttggtattcgtctctgagactataacttatggtatgtgtgtatattgtggggtcacagtaggcagtagttgattatttattaagagttagattttattaagggaaatggaactcgtgacaacccggatcacCGACCctggattttggggtgttacagtgTGGTTTTACTTTCTCTCCATGAATCTGTGAATGCATGTATTTGAATCTATGAGTTCTTTGAAACCCTCATTCGGGTTTGGTTCGGGTTCTAAGAATTCCTTGTCGAATTGGTTGGTTTTGCTGTCGATTACGGAGACCAGAGTGTTCATGCTATCTTTTAAATGTATTGGTGAGGTTTCGTTGAAACCCCCCCGAAACGGGGCATCTCCGAGACCTTACCGCCGCCGGTGATGAGCTCCAGCAAGCCGGTGGTGGACTATGATGCTTTACTGAGTCCTAAAATCTAAATTACAATTAAATTAGTTAATGCATGTCAAATTGGTCTGAAAAATTCGAAGTATTTAATTTGAAATATTAAGTTTTATTAAGTCGAATTATATGTTAAAAGTGATTTTTCAATTTGAGATATGCATGTTGATATATAAGGTGGATTATATGTTAAATTATGGTTGCATGCTTGAGATGTGGTTTTGATTATTGAATTTCTCTTACGAAGACTTAACGTAGGTTCTAAATCAAAACCCTGAATTTGAATCTCGGAATTATAGTTTAGTTTGGTACGATAATTTGTTAATTTGGTATTCGTGAAAGGTTGAGTTATATgttatgtgttaaagtattaatAATATATGGATTGATGTTGATGATATATAAATGAGAGTTAAGGCCATAGAAATCGATTGGGTTGTTGTTGATAGTTGCCGAGAAAAAGGGCTATCGTATTTACGAATACATCATGCCCGATTTTCGAAAGAAACTATAGAGTTATATAAGGAATATAGTCAATATAACTGGTCACAAGTGCAATATGTCGAATTATGTGGTTATGTGATTATTTGCTATATGCAAGGAGTTGAGTTATTCAGTGTTATAAAATGTATAAATATGTTCACCTATTATGTGTATGTGtgatatatatatgtgtatatctAAGATAAGCGAGTATCGCGATTGCGGTAGAAGAGTTGACGTTCTAAGAAATGTCAGGAAAATGATTTGGTTTCTAATTAGGGTTTGTTTCGTAATTGTAAATTTGGAAAGCGAAGGCACTCAGGCTAGAAAATGAAAAAGGTCTTAAGTGGCAGTAGCTCGAATACCGTAAAACAGGAAAGCTTTctgaggcaagtaactctgcctcATGCTATGAATTGATTATAAAGAGATTATTGATGTTATGCACTGATAGAGTAAAGAACCTTCATAAAACtgttattgatccttttgataaACCCTGATAGTAACCCCATGTTTCAAGCACTTATACCCTATTTTCATATATTTGCTATCATTATGATCCTTGACCCTAAGAGTCGAAATGAATCTTTCATATTTCATACCTTGATAACCTAGGTTCCTATGATAATAGACTTGTGCCTTGTTTAAGTGTCGTTCCTTTGAACTATTTTGATAACAACCTTGTTATACCCTGCTTACTGTTTGATCATTTCCTTCACTTACGATCCCTTTTTATTTCCAATTTGTTTATTCtccttgaattcttgaattgaaccTAAGAATAACTTTCGACTTGAATGAGTCCAAACAATTTCACGTATTGGTAATGTTTAAATGAATCTATTTAAAACTTCTTTGCCCTCCAATATAAAGGTTTTCTAAATGAATTCCTAaagattggatagagacgtaagaggctagtggtactagtccagtcacgtaagagactagcggggctagtctaATATAAAGGCTGAAATAATGTCATAGGTACCTTATGAGCGGATGGAGGTCAGTATGGGCTGATCATccgtattatatttaaaagatggatattccaatcaagggttctttgtcattaaataacaaaagtaaaagTTTTATAAATGTTGCAACAAGCATAATGCTTATCTTTTGATTTGAAATTGAAAAGTTTAAATTGAATCTTCTTTGGAGTTCTGAGAAATTTATTCGAGAACCCTGGCACTTTACTTTTATATTTATGTTCAAAGCTTGGATTGATTTTCTCTTAAAGTGTGAACTTCTCTGAGacccctatcaattgttcaagaaaagaaagccaacactgaactttcttcatatttttggatgcaagtgtcatattctaaggaatcaagctgaccaacatggaaagtttgatgcaaaagtcgatgaaggtatctttgttggatataCTGTTTGGAAAGCAAATCgagtctataatctgagaaccaatatttttatggaatctgtacatgttgtgtttgatgataagaagattgaagaactaaaagatgaaggtttcTATGAAAGCTTCAAATTTTATAAtgttgagatatactgtgatgatagtgatgatgttAGTGAGCTAGAAGAAATGACAAAAGTCTACTCAAAGGAAACAACAACAATTAgtgcacagaatgctgcatccgttgaaagacaaagtacAACATCAGTTATAAGACAAAGTGCTGCATCCATTAATAGACAAGGTGCATCATCGGTTGAAAGGAAGAATACATCATCCATTGATGATCACTCTTAAATAGGAGCTGAAAGTCATTCTAGATCACTGTTTGATAAATAtccttcttcaaatcaaagattcaccaACTCAAGGGTAGTGTCATCTAGTCAACACTCAGTCACTCATCAAGACACCAATGAGGCCACTTCATTTAGAGaaaatctaccacctcaaagaaaatggactaaggatcatccatttgaattgatcattgatGATGCAATATGTAGAGtgcaaacaaggagagcaactaaAGATGAATGTTTGTATAGTAGCTTCCTATCacaggaagaaccaaagaaggtagaagaggCTATAATGGATTCAGATTGGGTTTTGgcaatgcagaaagagttaaaccaatttgagagaaacaaagtatggaagctggtaccaaGCTTAAAAATAAGAATTCTTTGGTGTCTTGAAGCCAATTTGGTTGCTAAAGGGTACTCTCATCAAGAGGAAATAGATTTTGAataaatatttgctcctgttgcaggacttgaagccatcagaatttttctaacctatgcagcccatgccatattcaaagtctatcaaatggatgtaaagagtgcatttctattaggtccaaaaggtacatacagagggggggtGTGAATGTATGTTTTTCCTTTTTTCATAAATAAATGCAGCGGATAATCAAATTatgaaaatgaaataaacaaacaaagAGATTCTGGGTAAATATTCTTTTATTCAAAGTATAAATACCGGGAGGGTTTACTTACAACTCCAAATACAGAGATTCAAAGCTATAGATAGAAAAAGAAcctcaaatggatgtaaagagtgcatttctatTAGGTTTAAAAGGTACATACAAAGGGGGGGGGTGTGAATGTATGTTTTTCCTTTTTCATAAATAAATGCAGCGGATAATCAAATTatgaaaatgaaataaacaaacaaagAGATTCTGGGTAAATATTCTTTTATTCAAAGTATAAATACCGGGAGGGTTTACTTACAACTCCAAATACAGAGATTCGAAGCTATAGATAGAAAAAGAACCAAAGCAACAATCTATCAATCTAGGGTTCTTGTTATCACTCTGAAAATCTAAAACTCTTATCAAatgatattaaatacaatcaaagaagttttaaataatgagtgttacaagtatttaaggctttaaatg
This genomic interval from Apium graveolens cultivar Ventura chromosome 8, ASM990537v1, whole genome shotgun sequence contains the following:
- the LOC141679270 gene encoding ABSCISIC ACID-INSENSITIVE 5-like protein 7 — protein: MEEISNDQFDHEVKSALQIEEAEQPRIDTSPSLDRSPNTLTTDGKSFGSMNPEEFINSIWTEEEAQAQNTNSVVPTAEASTSLNNMNPQYHFGQTPKGSSDFARQMSLTGPGSRSVPAPSCQKTVDVSRERSDGEMTFYEFLVKIGVLREEGAIAQIPPPGLLYQRQPRPAPPFFQPRPSGSASASSSSATLWQC